TCATCAGGATGAGGTCCCGACGGCATTCGCCGACGGAAGTGAACTTTCGGCCGTCGCTCCACAGGCTGTCACCTGAAACAAACGAGTATTGAAGGCTGTTGCGGGCCATGGTTTTCAATTGCAGATAGCCCAAACCCTGTTCCTCAGCGGCTTTCAAATACTCATTCGAAATCTCCGAACGCGCGACGCCTGCATCATCGGTTGCCAGGGCCACCGGTACTTCATATTTCAGGTAAGTCGACAGGGGATGAGCTTTGCCTTTGACGCCAAGTATCAGATCGTTGCTCGACAGGCAGATCTCAACCAACACACCGCGGGTCGCCATTTCTTTTAGCAACCCGTCCCAATCATTCTCGTGCATGATGTCCACGCCATGGCCGATGCGCTCAGCGCCGGCAATCTTCACCGAATCGCGAATGTGAAAAGTGAGATTTTTCTGGTCCGTTACCAATCCCGGCACCAACTCGCCGGCGTGCAAAGTCAGGTGCCCGCGTGACCCTTCCTGAAGGAATTTCAACATCCGCATGTGTTCGGAAAAGTTGTTCAAAGCGTTCGGCGCATCTTCAGGTTGGACCAGATTCAATCCGACGACTTTCGAGTTTGGATCGTTACCCAGCATGAATCCCGTCACCATTTGCGCATACACAGGTCCCAATTCTGCTGTCCGGCCGACTTGCGCGATGTAACGAACCGTCACCGAGCACCCGGGATCGGCGCGCCTCGTTCCGCACTTCAACAACTGATTCTTCTCTTTTTCCGCATCGCCCAAGTTCTTCATTGCGGCGGCGACGGCGTTATCAATATCGTTGGCCTTCAGTTTGTTAAGGGTGCTTTTGAGATCTCCGTCCCAGCCGACTTTGTCCCCGATCTGACTGGAGACACCGCCGTCAGGAGTTAACATCAACTCCAGATAAAGCACTTTCCCGCGGGCCGCGCGTGAGACCGCCTCAGCTAACATCTTTCCGGTTTGGCCCCATGTCGCCGGGCCAAACTTACTGAACGTGTTGAAGAAATGATCGTGACCGCTTTCAGTAGCTGAGGGGCTCCAGTTCCGCATCGACCACGCGTCAATCATTTGTTCGTAGAGCGCTCTGTTAGTTAAGGCTGAGCGCGCCTGCGCTTGGCCTGCGGTTGGATCGCATTGGTTAGGTTGCGTTGGCTGCGACAATGTCATTGTTTGTGTATTGACGCATAAACCCTTTTCTGCCGCCCACTGAATATACGACTCGGCATAAACCGCGCCGGAAAGATGATTGTGCAGGTCACCGCCCTTTGGCATCTGACGGAGAAACTTCCATTGTCGCCGTGGCGATTTACGAATCGATTCGAAGTGACGCGCTGTTCGTTGTTCGGCCCCAGCGCGAGGTTGCGACGCCGAGCCTGTTTGCGCGGACGCGACGGAAACACACGACAGAACAAGTCCGAGCAGTAAGCTTCTTGTCCGGATCAGAGACCTTTGGTGATGCATGGAGAACTCCTTGGGTGCGCGCTCGTGAGTTGAGAGACGCATCCTCCATCATCGAGTCTGATTTGACAAGCCTTTCAGCGAAGTAACGCGGTCTGTGTGCCTCTGTCTTCTCTGTGGTAAAAGTTATGAACCACTTCGACAACAGAGGGATCATTGCTCAACTTTGCCATTCAAACCGCGCGTGACGCGGGCCGCGTGCTGGCCGAACGGTTCGGAAGGAGCCTGCGCATCAGCAACAAGAGCGAGCTCGATCTGGTTACTGAATCAGATCTGGCCTCGGAACGCCTGATCATCGATCGCATCAAGACTCACTACCCTCGCCATACGATTCTCGCGGAAGAATCCGGCGTAAATCCACCGGCGGCGGCGGACGCGCAAAGCGATTGGCGCTGGATCATCGATCCGCTCGACGGCACGACAAACTACGCGCACGGTTATCCTTGTTTCTGTGTTTCGATGGGCCTGGAACGCAACGGCACTTTGGAACTCGGGGTCATCTACGATCCGCTGCGTGATGAAGTATTTGCCGCCGAACGCGGCCAGGGTGCGGCGCTCAACGGAAAGCGCATTAACGTTTCGGCGACGCCAAACCTGGCGAGCGCACTTTTGTGCACGGGCTTTCCGTACGATGTGCGCGAGCGTGGCCAGTTCGCGCGTCACTTCTCCAACTTCATCATGAACGCGCAGGGCGTACGACGCGATGGCGCAGCCGCGCTCGACCTCGCTTACGTTGCCGCGGGACGATTTGATGGATTCTGGGAAGAAGGTTTAAAGCCCTGGGATGTTGCGGCCGGCATTTTGTTGATCGAGGAAGCGGGGGGACGAGTTTCGGACTATCACAACCGGCCCCTGGACATTTTCACGCCGCCGATTCTTGCCACCAACGGTTTGATCCACGAACAGATGATGCGTGTGCTGGCGATGTAACTAATCCGCCGTCATCTGCTTTTCATTAAGCGCTGATCCAATGATCTCCTGCAGCATCTCGGTGGCGCGCCGGGCGTGGCCCCGCTGACCTTCACTTTCATTCTGATCGACGACAAACAACGGATGGTAAATGACCTCGACGCGACCGAGTCGGGGGAAGCGGCGGCTTGAGGGCCACACTCGCTCGCCGCCGCGAATCGTCACCGGCAGAATTGGCACGCCGGCTTCCATCGCCATGCGCACGGCCCCGGGTTTGAACTTGCGCATTGTGCCGTCCTCCTTTCCGCGACCGCCTTCGGGAAAGATAACGACGGCGCCGCCTTCGCTCAGCCACTGAATCGATCGGCGAATAGGCGCGGGATCGCTGCCCTCCAGTTGTAAGGGCCAGGCGCCGACGAGTCGCAGAAAATATCCCACCACCGGCCAGTTGAAAGCGGCATCCCATGCGAGAAAACGCACCGGCCTTTTGATTGGCGACGCAATCCAAAAAGGGTCGAGGTAGGTCTGGTGATTGGCAGCGATGATCACTCCGCCACTCGCCGGAATGTATTCCCTGTGTTGCCAGCGGACGCGCCAAAATGCCCGGCTAAGGAGTAGGGTAATTGGTCGGATGATTTCGAGCGCCCATTGCGGGAGCATGGGCGGATACGGACGCACTCCGTTCGCTGTCCGCGAACGTCCAAGCGTGGTTGTTTCGTTCAAGTTAGTTTGCGCGCTCGCTGTCTTTCAGCGGGATCGCGTCAGTCCAGGAGTCGGGGACAGCATCGATGCCGATTGTGTCATCATTCCAGCGATGGCATTTGCTGCAGTCGAAGCCACGGTACTCAATCGCTTCCGCCTTCGTCAAACCAATCAGATTTCGCGCCGCACAGTCGCGGAAAGAACAATACCGCTCGATTTCAACGAGCAGGACTTCGCGAGGAAAATTAAGTGGCATAGGCTGTTACGCTTCTGTCTCTTTCCCTCAACGTTTAGAGGCGGGTACCGCCCGCCGGTCGGCCGGTAGGCCGACTCTGAACGAGGAAAAGTTAATCACAGCGGCCATTCGCTGCCGATAAATTCGAGGTGAAGGCGCGTGATGCCATCGGCCCCTGCATGCCGCCCGCGCACGACTCCCAACACGACGGCGTTGTATCGTTCGTTGCTCATCCTTACGAAAGCCCCGGGTTGGAGATCGAGCTCTGTGAAAACAGTCGCACCTCCGCGACTAATATTCTCAGTAACGGACTGTTCGGTATTGACGATTTTGTCGGCGTCATAAGCTTCGATCAGCACGTCGACCGGAATCAGTTGCCGGCTCTCCCTGCGGTTGTCGTCGATCACGATTTCGGTGAGTTGCTCAACCGAATCCTCCTGAGCGGCCCACAACCGGCTCTCCAGCTTGGTCTGGGCAATCTCGTACCGCCGCCCCGGATTCTCCTCGTAACTTTTCGGCGGACGTTTCCCGAGGAAGGCCACCCCGACCTCCAGCAAACTGTCTTTTGGTGTCTTCTGCTCAAGCAGGCGCGCGTTTCGTACAATTGCCCAGACGCGATACTGATCTTCGGCGTGATCGAACACGCGCAACGTGCGCGGCATGGCTAATGTCAGTTGCAGCAGCCTGCCAATATCAAACGGCCGCATCAGTCTGAACCGCGCGCCGAATGGAGTGACGTCGACAAGGTGCGTCATCTCGGTCCACTCGCGATTTCCACTTTCGCGTCCATAGATACGAGCCGGCAACCCGAGCCGAACTCGCTCGCGCAGGCGCCGCGATTCTTGGTCGAATTTGGTGACTTCTTTCGCCAAAATGCTGAGCGCGTTTCGCGCCCCTTAACCAGCCGACAGGAAAGTCGAATTCTTCAATAATTACCGGCCTTTCAGTGCTTTGAAAAGCCCTCGGCTTAGGGTAAAATAACGCTCGCAATTAACCGCATGAATTGCTGCTTCCGCGAAACCCTGACGTCTTCAAAAACTCACACGTTAGTGCCGGAAAAAAAGAGAGCTACTGCGGTGGCGACGGCTGGGTCACGCGCCGCGCCCGCGGATTCTAACGGAAAGGTCTGATGAATGGAAACGCTTGAACGCCACCACATAACGATCGAAGACGAGATGCGCCGGTCCTATCTGGACTATGCGATGTCGGTGATCATTGGCCGCGCCCTGCCGGATGTGCGGGACGGAATGAAGCCCGTCCATCGTCGCGTGCTGTGGGCCATGCACGAGCTCGGCAACGTTTACAACAAGCCATACAAGAAAAGCGCTCGTGTGGTTGGTGACGTCATTGGTAAATATCATCCGCACGGCGACACCGCGGTTTACGACACGATCGTGCGCATGGCGCAGGATTTTTCGATGCGCTATCCGCTCATCGACGGCCAGGGAAACTTTGGCTCAGTCGATGGCGACGCGCCGGCGGCGATGCGTTACACGGAAGTACGCATGGCCAAGTTGACCAACGAAGTGTTGGCCGATATCGAAAAAGAGACAGTTAATTTTCAGCCGAACTATGACGAGAGTTTAAGCGAGCCCACCGTGCTGCCGACGCGGCTTCCCAATCTGTTGCTCAACGGATCAGAAGGGATCGCCGTCGGCATGGCCACCAAGATTCCGCCTCATAATCTCAACGAAGTTGTGGACGCCACGATCGCGGTCCTGAAAGATCCGGAGATCGACATTGAAGACCTGCTCAAGATCGTGAAAGGCCCGGACTTTCCCACAAGCGGCTTTATCTGTGGGCGCGAAGAAATCAAAGAATCATATCGCACCGGTCGCGGCATCCTGCAGATGCGCGCCCGGGCGGCAATCGATCGCATCGGTCGCGGCTCGCAGGAGCGAGACGCTGTGATCATCACTGAGCTTCCATTTCAGGTTAATAAAGCCAAATTGATCGAGCGTATCGCGGAACTGGCAAATGAAAAGAAGCTGGAAGGCATTGCCGAAGTCCGCGACGAATCCGATCGCCACGGCATGCGCATCGTTGTCGAGCTGAAACGCGACGCGGTGCCACAAGTCGTACAAAACAAACTGTTCAAGCTCACGCCGATGCAATCATCGTTCGGCGTCATCTATCTGGCCATCGTTAACGGCCAGCCGCGGGTGCTCAATCTAAAAGCGATTCTGGAGCACTTCATCGACTTTCGTCGCGAAGTGGTGCGCCGTCGCACTGAATACGAGCTGCGCAAAGCCCGCGCACGCGCCCACGTGCTGGAAGGTTTGACCAAAGCGATTGACGCACTCGATTACATCGTGACGTTGATTCGCAACTCGCGGTCGGTTGATGAAGCCAAGCAGTGGCTGACCGGAAACCTGAAAACGACCGGGGAAGTGA
The nucleotide sequence above comes from Pyrinomonadaceae bacterium. Encoded proteins:
- a CDS encoding inositol monophosphatase family protein; this encodes MLNFAIQTARDAGRVLAERFGRSLRISNKSELDLVTESDLASERLIIDRIKTHYPRHTILAEESGVNPPAAADAQSDWRWIIDPLDGTTNYAHGYPCFCVSMGLERNGTLELGVIYDPLRDEVFAAERGQGAALNGKRINVSATPNLASALLCTGFPYDVRERGQFARHFSNFIMNAQGVRRDGAAALDLAYVAAGRFDGFWEEGLKPWDVAAGILLIEEAGGRVSDYHNRPLDIFTPPILATNGLIHEQMMRVLAM
- a CDS encoding PilZ domain-containing protein gives rise to the protein MTHLVDVTPFGARFRLMRPFDIGRLLQLTLAMPRTLRVFDHAEDQYRVWAIVRNARLLEQKTPKDSLLEVGVAFLGKRPPKSYEENPGRRYEIAQTKLESRLWAAQEDSVEQLTEIVIDDNRRESRQLIPVDVLIEAYDADKIVNTEQSVTENISRGGATVFTELDLQPGAFVRMSNERYNAVVLGVVRGRHAGADGITRLHLEFIGSEWPL
- a CDS encoding lysophospholipid acyltransferase family protein, with the translated sequence MNETTTLGRSRTANGVRPYPPMLPQWALEIIRPITLLLSRAFWRVRWQHREYIPASGGVIIAANHQTYLDPFWIASPIKRPVRFLAWDAAFNWPVVGYFLRLVGAWPLQLEGSDPAPIRRSIQWLSEGGAVVIFPEGGRGKEDGTMRKFKPGAVRMAMEAGVPILPVTIRGGERVWPSSRRFPRLGRVEVIYHPLFVVDQNESEGQRGHARRATEMLQEIIGSALNEKQMTAD